One region of Brevinematales bacterium genomic DNA includes:
- a CDS encoding biopolymer transporter ExbD, which produces MKIKKERSTKTGIDMTPMIDVVFQLLTFFMITSTVIKTSAINVDLPSASTSDAAPVRVAVVTLYKDGTVKLNDQNIDFNNLGIEIAALKTNSSDIVVTIQGDKSIPYDKVLQTMDIVRFAGIKKMSLATVLKENKP; this is translated from the coding sequence ATGAAGATAAAAAAAGAGCGTTCTACCAAAACCGGGATCGACATGACCCCGATGATCGACGTAGTTTTCCAGCTCCTGACGTTCTTTATGATTACCTCGACGGTGATAAAAACCTCCGCGATCAATGTCGATCTTCCCAGCGCGAGCACATCCGACGCCGCTCCCGTGCGCGTTGCGGTGGTAACCCTCTATAAGGACGGAACAGTCAAGCTCAACGATCAGAATATCGACTTCAATAATCTCGGAATAGAAATCGCGGCGTTGAAAACAAACAGCAGCGATATAGTTGTTACTATTCAGGGCGATAAGAGTATACCTTATGACAAGGTGCTGCAAACGATGGATATCGTGCGCTTCGCGGGAATTAAGAAGATGAGTCTTGCGACGGTACTGAAAGAGAATAAACCCTAA
- the nusA gene encoding transcription termination factor NusA: protein MALGDIIEEFAKENKISEELAEQILKEAMSTAYKKKFGKTYENVEVKIDKKIYMFQLREVAETVEDEVLQISADEGMQYTKKKSLEPGDTVKIPIDVSEFGRQIAQIVKQVLKQRVNEIQKDILYNEFANKTGQVFIGKVKSMTDSRSGGYFISLEPRGVEAFLPYSECIPDESFDTGENVKFYLLEAKQFSRKGESQLILSRKREEFVKELLRLNIPEINDGTFTIRAVARKPGEVSKVVIDTVNDSIDPISVTVGKQGARIKPIRSELGSERIEIIRWNEEPRQLISNAVKASRVLKARIAEVYNIDLDMDKHEAHIVVADEFLAPLIGKGGSHQKMIEKVTGWKIHFRPYSEFEVEILEKQRQVDQILGITSETEEVEVIEEEKIPIDMLPFTPEQMEILRSAGFEDVVEIVEFSIEELANRCGISLDSAMELWKVIESNVEIEEEEA, encoded by the coding sequence GTGGCACTTGGTGACATAATCGAAGAATTCGCTAAAGAAAACAAAATATCGGAAGAATTAGCAGAACAAATACTAAAAGAGGCCATGAGTACGGCTTATAAGAAAAAATTCGGTAAGACCTACGAAAATGTCGAAGTAAAAATCGATAAAAAGATTTATATGTTCCAGTTAAGAGAAGTCGCCGAAACGGTCGAGGACGAGGTGCTTCAGATATCGGCGGACGAAGGGATGCAGTATACCAAGAAAAAGTCGCTCGAGCCGGGAGATACCGTAAAAATCCCGATCGACGTCTCCGAGTTCGGCAGACAGATCGCGCAGATTGTGAAGCAGGTGCTGAAACAGCGCGTCAACGAAATACAGAAGGATATTTTATATAACGAGTTCGCGAATAAGACAGGGCAGGTTTTTATCGGCAAGGTCAAATCGATGACCGACTCCCGTTCAGGCGGATACTTTATCTCCCTCGAACCGCGCGGCGTCGAGGCGTTCCTCCCGTACAGCGAATGTATCCCGGATGAATCGTTCGATACCGGCGAGAATGTAAAGTTCTATCTTCTTGAGGCGAAGCAGTTCTCCCGCAAGGGGGAATCGCAGCTGATCCTTTCCCGGAAGCGCGAAGAGTTCGTCAAGGAGCTCCTCCGCCTGAATATCCCGGAGATCAACGACGGTACGTTTACAATCCGCGCGGTCGCGCGTAAGCCCGGCGAGGTCAGCAAGGTCGTCATCGACACGGTCAACGACTCGATTGACCCGATCAGCGTGACAGTCGGTAAGCAGGGCGCGCGTATCAAGCCGATCCGCAGCGAACTGGGCAGCGAGCGTATCGAGATTATCCGCTGGAACGAGGAACCCCGCCAGCTGATTTCCAACGCCGTGAAGGCCAGCCGCGTGCTGAAGGCGCGTATCGCGGAAGTGTATAACATCGATCTGGATATGGATAAACATGAAGCGCATATCGTGGTCGCGGACGAGTTTCTCGCGCCGTTGATCGGTAAGGGCGGTTCGCATCAGAAGATGATCGAAAAAGTGACCGGGTGGAAGATTCACTTCCGTCCCTATTCCGAGTTTGAGGTCGAGATACTGGAGAAACAGCGTCAGGTTGACCAGATTCTTGGCATCACTTCCGAGACCGAGGAAGTCGAGGTTATCGAAGAGGAGAAAATCCCTATCGATATGCTCCCGTTCACACCCGAACAGATGGAGATACTCAGAAGCGCGGGATTCGAGGATGTTGTGGAAATCGTGGAATTCTCTATCGAGGAACTTGCGAACCGTTGCGGTATCTCGCTGGACAGCGCTATGGAATTATGGAAAGTTATCGAGTCCAATGTTGAAATAGAGGAAGAGGAAGCGTAA
- the infB gene encoding translation initiation factor IF-2 — MPDNGQDPKKKKIIKLKVKSDSKAAQNVSDTKETKPSASPLPENQAPETTTPDTLPNKPFTATPPAHDGLGVKKTQFSTNKAPYPRPFTPRPGGQGSPGGYRPGGQGSTGGYRPGGQGSPGGYRPGGQGSPGGYRPGGQGGYRPGGPGGAGAPGATPAAGAAAGKDQSNRNRHFSNVTAKKKDAPLSKEEIKKRQEEIFLSKMQNSMLMRQKKGEVVIPDEIEIGEVVKISDMAKKMQMKASLLIQKLMTLGVSATINDNIDADTAVILASEFNCKVKIKSLKEEVIVKEEEDADADLMQRPPIVTVMGHVDHGKTSLLDAIRNTNVVEHESGGITQHIGAYRVSTPRGQLVFLDTPGHEAFTAMRARGAEVTDIVILVVSAAEGAMPQTVEAINHSKAAKVPIIVAINKMDLPGANPERLKQQLAEQGLLSEEWGGDTQFVEVSALKKTGIDTLLEAILLRAEVMELRGNPNKRGVGFVVESEMDIGKGAIATVVIRTGKIQIGDCFVVGTTMGKVRAMFDDKGNKIEIGLPSQPVEIMGFNDVPSAGDKFFVVENEEIAKDISSKRKNLKKMDDNQNIKKIQIQQAMDKLSTPNLKELKIIVKADVDGSVEAIKYSLTKLQNEEIDINIIHAGIGAVTESDIMLASATAVTEESRTLVLAFRVRVDTMAKEKAESEGIPIKRFAIIYELIDFVKAILEGMLTPEVIENIIGTAEIKEVFRIKDIGKVAGCFVNEGFIRKGNLVRLFRDDVQYWEGKISAMKRFQEDATEVQMGFDCGISFTNFDNFKKGDILECYTSEKKEKKLFTTPDGKKPAGS; from the coding sequence ATGCCTGATAACGGCCAAGACCCAAAGAAGAAAAAAATAATCAAGCTGAAAGTAAAATCGGATTCCAAAGCGGCACAGAACGTCTCGGATACCAAGGAGACAAAGCCGTCTGCCAGTCCGCTGCCGGAGAATCAGGCGCCGGAAACCACAACCCCGGATACCCTTCCGAATAAACCCTTCACGGCGACACCCCCCGCGCATGATGGGCTTGGCGTAAAAAAGACACAATTCTCAACGAATAAAGCGCCCTATCCCAGGCCTTTTACCCCGCGTCCCGGCGGACAAGGCTCGCCCGGCGGATACCGTCCCGGCGGACAGGGCTCAACCGGCGGATATCGTCCCGGCGGACAAGGCTCGCCCGGCGGATATCGTCCCGGCGGACAAGGCTCGCCCGGCGGATATCGTCCCGGAGGACAGGGCGGATACCGTCCCGGAGGACCCGGCGGAGCAGGCGCTCCCGGCGCAACACCCGCGGCCGGTGCGGCGGCGGGTAAGGATCAATCCAACCGCAACCGTCATTTCAGTAATGTTACCGCTAAGAAAAAAGACGCTCCTTTGTCGAAGGAAGAAATCAAAAAGCGGCAGGAGGAGATTTTCCTCTCCAAAATGCAGAATTCCATGCTCATGCGTCAGAAGAAGGGAGAGGTCGTTATTCCCGATGAAATAGAGATCGGGGAAGTGGTCAAGATTTCTGATATGGCTAAAAAGATGCAGATGAAGGCCAGCCTCCTGATACAGAAACTGATGACGCTCGGCGTGAGCGCCACAATCAACGATAATATCGACGCGGACACCGCGGTGATTCTCGCGTCGGAATTCAACTGTAAAGTCAAGATCAAGAGCCTCAAAGAAGAGGTAATTGTTAAAGAGGAAGAGGATGCCGACGCCGACCTGATGCAGAGACCGCCGATTGTTACGGTGATGGGGCATGTTGACCACGGTAAAACCAGTCTTCTCGACGCTATCCGCAATACCAATGTGGTCGAGCATGAAAGCGGCGGTATCACCCAGCATATCGGCGCGTACCGTGTCAGCACCCCGCGCGGACAGCTCGTATTCCTCGACACTCCCGGCCATGAGGCGTTTACCGCCATGCGCGCGCGCGGAGCGGAAGTCACAGATATCGTCATATTGGTCGTATCCGCCGCGGAAGGCGCGATGCCCCAGACGGTAGAAGCGATCAATCACTCAAAGGCCGCAAAAGTACCGATTATTGTCGCTATCAATAAAATGGATCTTCCGGGCGCCAACCCCGAACGTCTCAAGCAGCAGCTCGCCGAACAGGGACTATTGTCTGAGGAATGGGGCGGCGATACCCAGTTTGTCGAGGTATCCGCGTTGAAAAAGACCGGTATCGATACCCTGCTCGAAGCCATCCTGCTTCGCGCGGAGGTGATGGAACTGCGCGGCAATCCCAATAAGCGCGGCGTAGGCTTCGTAGTCGAATCCGAGATGGATATAGGAAAGGGCGCGATCGCCACAGTGGTAATCCGTACCGGAAAAATCCAGATCGGCGATTGTTTCGTAGTCGGTACGACGATGGGAAAAGTACGCGCTATGTTCGACGATAAGGGGAATAAAATCGAGATAGGGCTTCCCTCGCAGCCGGTGGAAATCATGGGATTCAACGATGTCCCCAGCGCGGGCGATAAATTCTTCGTGGTAGAAAACGAGGAGATCGCGAAGGATATCTCGTCGAAACGGAAGAATCTCAAGAAGATGGACGATAACCAGAATATCAAGAAAATACAAATTCAGCAGGCGATGGATAAACTATCCACCCCTAACCTGAAGGAATTGAAGATCATCGTGAAGGCCGACGTGGACGGCTCGGTGGAGGCTATCAAGTACTCTCTCACCAAGCTCCAGAACGAGGAAATCGATATTAATATCATTCACGCCGGAATCGGCGCAGTAACGGAAAGCGATATCATGCTCGCATCCGCGACGGCGGTCACCGAGGAATCCCGCACATTAGTGCTCGCGTTCCGCGTCCGTGTGGACACGATGGCGAAGGAGAAAGCCGAATCGGAAGGGATTCCCATCAAACGCTTCGCGATCATATACGAACTCATCGACTTCGTGAAGGCTATCCTCGAAGGGATGCTGACACCGGAGGTGATCGAGAATATTATCGGTACGGCGGAGATCAAAGAAGTATTCCGCATCAAGGATATCGGTAAGGTCGCGGGATGCTTCGTCAACGAAGGATTTATCCGTAAGGGCAATCTGGTCCGCCTATTCCGCGACGATGTGCAGTACTGGGAAGGTAAGATATCCGCGATGAAACGGTTCCAGGAAGACGCGACCGAAGTCCAGATGGGTTTCGACTGCGGTATCAGTTTCACGAACTTCGATAACTTTAAAAAAGGCGATATACTCGAATGCTACACGTCCGAGAAAAAGGAGAAAAAACTCTTCACCACTCCCGACGGCAAAAAGCCCGCGGGCAGTTAG
- the rbfA gene encoding 30S ribosome-binding factor RbfA — protein MSNKIRMQRLNKTLIKEVSQAVCSEVKDPRLLSMVTVLDCELSKDMHYMKVEVSLYSSNEVHNIKTLAALNNAGGFISSVVSKNLRLKFAPTIEFKRSHMIEDSVRITNKMKEITGDDSVDESQPE, from the coding sequence ATGTCGAATAAGATCAGGATGCAGCGGCTGAATAAAACGCTGATAAAAGAAGTCAGCCAGGCCGTCTGCAGCGAGGTAAAAGACCCCCGCCTTCTCTCGATGGTCACCGTGCTGGACTGCGAACTATCCAAGGATATGCACTATATGAAGGTCGAGGTCAGCCTATATAGCTCCAACGAGGTTCACAATATCAAGACGCTCGCGGCGCTGAACAACGCCGGCGGGTTTATCAGCTCCGTTGTCAGTAAGAATCTCAGGCTGAAATTCGCGCCCACTATAGAGTTTAAACGCTCGCATATGATCGAGGATTCGGTTCGGATTACAAACAAAATGAAGGAGATAACCGGTGACGATTCAGTCGATGAATCTCAACCTGAGTGA
- a CDS encoding bifunctional oligoribonuclease/PAP phosphatase NrnA: protein MTIQSMNLNLSDSLADELRLLNANILASRGIIVTGHINPDGDNIGSQLALGEYFEQIGKKYILLDEDPLPAFLRFLPNTHMIKTLRENKINSSEYDLVIVVDSGDLPRIGGVADVFTDSMKIVNIDHHLGNTLFGDMNIIHETASSIGEILYYFFRINNIGISMDMASDLFVSIVTDTGFFRYDQTSPEVHMIAADLISHGISPNYFHIQLNMMKSLGYTRLLSLLLSRMELFEDSSIAFSYLLIDDFTGYSDIDTDTMIEHLGMLDSVSVYFLIKEKKPKLFGASLRSKYDVDVAKIASALGGGGHMRAAGCRTDEMPFDDFRDKLLTLIIDEVQAYQH, encoded by the coding sequence GTGACGATTCAGTCGATGAATCTCAACCTGAGTGATTCCCTTGCCGATGAATTAAGGCTTCTGAACGCAAATATTCTCGCGTCGCGCGGGATCATCGTCACAGGTCATATCAATCCCGACGGGGATAATATCGGCAGTCAGCTCGCGTTGGGTGAATACTTCGAGCAAATCGGTAAAAAGTATATCCTTCTCGACGAAGACCCGTTACCCGCTTTCCTGCGCTTCCTGCCGAATACGCATATGATAAAGACTCTCCGTGAGAATAAAATAAACTCCTCGGAGTACGATCTGGTCATCGTGGTGGATTCCGGCGACCTTCCGCGTATCGGCGGTGTAGCCGATGTTTTCACCGACTCGATGAAAATTGTAAATATCGACCACCATCTCGGCAACACCCTATTCGGCGATATGAATATCATCCATGAGACTGCGTCGAGTATCGGGGAAATACTTTATTATTTCTTCCGCATCAATAATATCGGGATCTCCATGGATATGGCGTCCGATTTATTCGTATCGATTGTAACCGATACGGGGTTTTTCCGTTACGACCAGACCTCCCCGGAGGTGCATATGATCGCGGCCGACCTGATATCCCATGGGATATCCCCGAATTACTTCCATATCCAGCTGAACATGATGAAATCGCTCGGGTATACCCGTCTCCTCAGTCTGCTGTTATCACGTATGGAGCTTTTCGAGGATAGTTCTATCGCGTTCAGTTATCTGCTGATCGACGACTTTACCGGTTATTCGGATATAGATACCGATACGATGATCGAGCATCTCGGGATGCTGGATTCGGTATCGGTGTATTTCCTGATCAAGGAGAAAAAACCAAAACTTTTCGGCGCGAGCCTCAGAAGCAAGTACGACGTCGATGTCGCGAAGATCGCCTCGGCTCTCGGCGGCGGCGGGCATATGCGCGCGGCGGGATGCCGTACTGATGAAATGCCGTTCGATGATTTCAGGGATAAACTTTTAACGCTTATCATAGATGAAGTTCAGGCTTATCAACATTAA
- the alr gene encoding alanine racemase — MYLSKSHRPVWAEINIDAIRANLLHVKSKLPSETMIIGVVKADAYGHGAIPVSQELLKLGVEYLAVSNIDEAIELRNAGLSSPILMFGPVEVPEFGKLIQFNIFPTVYSYDYAKELSESYRYRGVFPKVHIKIDSGMGRLGIPVDDALLEVEQISKIEGMIIDGIYSHYPSSDEDIEYSEQQTLKFTKLIADIKRLGIKVRHFHIANSAGIFNLPASYSDPYTMVRPGLCLYGYSSQKNPDIQNSMSLKARVSAINKMKQGQTVSYLRTYKIKENGENIAVLPVGYADGIPTILSNKIKVKIKNKLYPNVGRICMDYMMVSLGQNPEKIAVGEEATIFGEGAASVEYFGKLCHRIPYEVTCAVSKRVPRIYTRKEDERKTIE; from the coding sequence ATGTATCTCAGTAAATCTCACCGTCCGGTCTGGGCGGAAATCAATATCGATGCAATCCGTGCAAACCTCCTTCATGTAAAATCCAAGCTGCCTTCGGAGACAATGATAATCGGCGTAGTAAAAGCCGATGCGTATGGGCATGGGGCTATCCCCGTCTCTCAGGAACTCCTGAAGCTGGGCGTGGAGTACCTCGCGGTATCCAATATCGACGAGGCTATCGAACTCCGTAATGCGGGTCTATCATCCCCGATACTGATGTTCGGTCCTGTCGAAGTCCCCGAATTCGGTAAATTGATCCAGTTTAACATTTTCCCGACCGTTTACAGCTACGATTACGCGAAGGAACTCAGCGAATCCTACCGTTACCGCGGCGTATTTCCAAAGGTGCATATCAAGATCGATTCAGGCATGGGGAGACTGGGGATTCCGGTTGACGATGCCCTGCTCGAAGTGGAGCAGATTTCCAAGATCGAGGGAATGATTATCGACGGTATCTACTCGCATTACCCGAGTTCCGACGAGGATATCGAGTACTCCGAGCAGCAGACCCTGAAATTCACAAAACTGATTGCCGATATCAAACGGCTCGGGATAAAAGTACGACATTTCCATATCGCGAACAGCGCGGGGATATTCAATCTTCCCGCGTCCTACTCCGACCCTTACACTATGGTACGCCCGGGACTTTGCCTGTACGGCTACAGTTCGCAGAAAAACCCCGATATTCAGAACTCGATGAGCCTCAAGGCGCGGGTTTCCGCTATCAATAAAATGAAGCAGGGACAGACTGTCAGTTACCTCCGTACCTATAAAATCAAGGAGAACGGCGAGAATATAGCCGTACTTCCCGTGGGGTATGCCGACGGTATCCCGACCATCCTTTCGAATAAGATTAAAGTAAAGATAAAAAATAAGCTCTATCCGAATGTCGGGAGAATCTGCATGGATTATATGATGGTCTCGCTCGGGCAGAATCCCGAAAAGATCGCTGTGGGAGAAGAAGCGACTATTTTCGGCGAGGGAGCGGCGAGTGTGGAATATTTCGGAAAGCTTTGCCATAGAATACCTTACGAGGTAACCTGCGCGGTATCTAAACGTGTACCCAGGATATATACCAGGAAAGAAGATGAAAGAAAAACAATTGAGTGA
- a CDS encoding redox-sensing transcriptional repressor Rex has translation MKEKQLSDLVFERISLYNRCINKIIESTDREFIDSKEMSKILNLDSSLIRRDLSLIGKIGKRGFGYSLPILQENIKEFLAKQRIWNVAIIGMGNLGNAILRYLINSKNNYRVSRLFDKDPAKIGKSTAERTIEDFSALTPGYKIELGIITVPADDASYVADRLIECGAEGILNFAPVRLNLPSRIYYREIDVIRELDILGAMISFYSK, from the coding sequence ATGAAAGAAAAACAATTGAGTGATCTGGTTTTCGAACGGATTTCGCTCTATAACCGATGTATTAATAAAATTATTGAAAGCACCGACCGGGAATTCATCGACTCTAAAGAGATGTCGAAAATCCTCAATCTGGATTCCTCGTTAATCCGCCGCGATCTCAGTCTGATCGGTAAGATCGGGAAACGCGGGTTCGGCTATTCTCTCCCTATCCTTCAGGAAAACATCAAGGAATTCCTTGCTAAACAACGTATTTGGAACGTGGCTATTATCGGGATGGGAAATCTCGGTAACGCTATTCTCCGTTACCTGATAAACTCCAAGAATAATTACCGGGTTTCCCGCCTTTTTGATAAAGACCCCGCAAAAATCGGGAAATCGACCGCCGAACGAACTATCGAAGATTTCTCGGCCTTAACGCCCGGATACAAGATCGAACTCGGGATTATCACAGTCCCCGCGGACGACGCTTCTTATGTGGCCGATAGGCTGATCGAGTGCGGCGCGGAGGGGATACTAAACTTTGCCCCGGTACGTCTGAATCTTCCTTCGCGTATCTATTACCGGGAAATAGACGTTATCCGCGAACTGGATATTCTCGGCGCAATGATTTCATTTTACTCCAAATAA
- a CDS encoding HEAT repeat domain-containing protein: MKGKWLVWVTALIMTGVLSGYGAHNVATDAIDPIDTIGPEGIPKLMEVAKSQDLDDMEIKIKAIQRLGKLKAVEAVPILIDALGYGSETIILQGGTKKEYPWKVRVVAALALAEIGSADAVEALVVRAFEDEEPTVKKAAVQALASLGPKAKTKKVLTYLFDMLEKTKDNSLAYDICIALGKIGDKSAFVHLLRVTQGGFLTVVKEKAEEAIKNLNWQEGSVFDK, from the coding sequence ATGAAAGGAAAGTGGCTGGTGTGGGTAACTGCGCTGATAATGACCGGAGTTCTTTCGGGATACGGCGCGCATAATGTCGCGACAGACGCTATCGACCCGATCGATACGATTGGGCCGGAAGGGATTCCGAAGCTGATGGAAGTCGCTAAGTCGCAGGATCTCGATGATATGGAGATAAAAATCAAGGCTATACAGAGACTCGGTAAGCTGAAAGCTGTCGAGGCTGTACCTATATTGATCGATGCCCTCGGATACGGTTCGGAGACAATCATTCTTCAGGGCGGTACTAAGAAAGAGTATCCGTGGAAGGTCAGGGTGGTCGCGGCGCTGGCTCTTGCGGAGATCGGCAGCGCGGATGCCGTGGAGGCGTTAGTGGTGCGCGCATTCGAGGACGAGGAACCGACTGTTAAGAAAGCCGCCGTTCAGGCGTTAGCGTCGCTCGGCCCTAAGGCGAAAACGAAAAAAGTATTGACCTATCTTTTCGATATGCTTGAAAAGACTAAGGACAACAGTCTTGCCTACGATATCTGCATCGCGCTCGGGAAAATCGGCGACAAGTCGGCATTCGTGCATCTTTTAAGAGTCACTCAGGGCGGGTTTCTGACGGTTGTGAAAGAAAAAGCTGAAGAAGCGATAAAGAATTTGAATTGGCAGGAAGGGTCTGTGTTCGATAAGTAA
- the lon gene encoding endopeptidase La: MEKTQNLLKLPLIPLRGIVLFPYMVVPLIIGRENSVKAVTHAFENKIPLFLASQKKKDVESPEPGDIFEVGSVADILEVINLTNGMVRVLVEGVRRARIKKFYPNDEFFQVEVEELKSFSRDEKELEALLRTLKEKFGEYIAMNPKLPKEAISTIAAIDDSEKLIDAVMANIPSQVNEKQAVLEENDMNERLIKTLSLISSEVEVLKIEDNINKRVQDRLEKMQKRYFLNEQLKEIRKELDEGENDDETIKDLKVKAKKIKMPDDIKEKFEKELERLIKIPNMSPEYTVLHTYLEWLVDMPWGVFTQDNKEISLAEDILEKEHWGLKEAKERILDFIAIRQLSPTSKGPIICLVGPPGTGKTSLSKSVAHSLNRNFVRFSLGGVRDEAEIRGHRRTYIGAMPGKIIQMMKKAGSMNPVFLLDEIDKMSMDFRGDPSSALLEVLDPEQNKNFNDHYLSVDFDLSYAFFITTANNLYNIPGPLLDRMEIIEIPGYTEIEKKEISRHFLIPKQKEENGLEGFDISFTEESLYNIVRFYTKEAGVRNLERHIGKIIRKVAREKIKKNVKSVKITPQKIEKYLGLRKYDYTSMQKAPRPGVISGLAWTEAGGDVLYIESSLIRGKGGELILTGKLGDVMKESAQIAYSYAKNLGNKFGIKDNVLEKQDLHIHVPEGAIPKDGPSAGISMVSSIVSTLSGLPARNDVAMTGEVTLKGDVLPIGGLREKLLAAKRGGIFTVIVPKKNEKDVKEMEPQILSNLTIHYVESVDEVLDKILMNQSKD, from the coding sequence GTGGAAAAAACTCAAAACCTGCTCAAGCTCCCCCTGATACCTCTCAGGGGTATCGTGCTCTTCCCGTATATGGTAGTGCCGCTGATTATCGGACGTGAAAACTCCGTCAAGGCGGTCACGCACGCGTTCGAGAACAAAATCCCGCTGTTCCTCGCGTCGCAGAAGAAGAAGGATGTCGAATCCCCCGAGCCCGGCGATATTTTCGAGGTCGGCAGCGTCGCGGATATCCTGGAGGTTATTAACCTCACGAACGGGATGGTTCGCGTGTTGGTCGAGGGAGTCCGCCGCGCCCGTATAAAAAAATTCTACCCGAACGATGAGTTTTTTCAGGTCGAGGTGGAGGAGTTGAAAAGTTTCAGCCGCGACGAAAAGGAGCTCGAAGCGCTCCTGCGGACGCTCAAGGAAAAGTTCGGCGAGTATATCGCGATGAACCCCAAGCTCCCGAAGGAGGCGATCAGCACAATCGCCGCTATCGACGATTCCGAAAAGCTGATAGACGCCGTGATGGCGAATATCCCGTCCCAGGTCAACGAGAAGCAGGCCGTTCTCGAAGAGAACGATATGAACGAGCGGCTGATTAAGACACTTTCCCTCATTAGTTCGGAAGTCGAAGTCCTTAAAATCGAGGACAATATCAATAAACGCGTTCAGGACCGTCTCGAGAAGATGCAGAAGCGATATTTCCTCAATGAACAGCTCAAGGAAATCCGAAAGGAACTTGACGAAGGGGAGAACGACGACGAGACGATCAAGGATCTCAAGGTAAAAGCGAAAAAGATAAAAATGCCCGACGATATCAAGGAAAAGTTCGAAAAGGAACTGGAACGTCTGATAAAAATCCCCAATATGTCGCCGGAATACACGGTTCTGCATACATATCTCGAATGGCTCGTGGATATGCCGTGGGGAGTGTTCACCCAGGATAATAAGGAAATATCGCTTGCCGAGGACATTCTCGAGAAAGAGCATTGGGGTCTGAAAGAGGCGAAGGAACGTATCCTCGATTTTATCGCGATACGCCAGTTGAGTCCTACGTCGAAGGGGCCGATTATCTGCCTCGTGGGGCCTCCCGGTACCGGAAAAACGTCGCTCTCCAAGTCGGTGGCGCATTCGCTGAACCGCAACTTCGTCCGCTTCTCGCTGGGCGGTGTGCGCGACGAGGCGGAAATCCGCGGGCATCGCAGGACGTATATCGGGGCCATGCCGGGCAAAATTATCCAGATGATGAAAAAAGCGGGCTCGATGAATCCTGTTTTTCTGCTCGATGAGATCGATAAGATGAGCATGGATTTCCGGGGCGACCCGTCCTCCGCGCTCCTGGAGGTGCTCGACCCTGAGCAGAACAAGAATTTTAACGACCATTATCTATCCGTCGATTTCGACCTGTCGTATGCATTTTTTATTACTACCGCCAATAATCTGTATAACATTCCCGGCCCGTTATTAGACCGTATGGAGATAATCGAGATACCGGGCTATACCGAAATCGAGAAGAAGGAGATTTCCAGACATTTCCTGATTCCCAAACAGAAAGAGGAGAACGGGCTGGAGGGTTTCGATATCTCGTTTACCGAAGAATCGCTGTATAACATCGTCCGTTTTTATACCAAAGAAGCTGGGGTTAGAAATCTCGAACGGCATATCGGGAAGATCATTCGTAAGGTAGCGAGAGAAAAAATCAAAAAAAATGTAAAATCTGTTAAGATTACGCCTCAAAAAATCGAAAAATACTTAGGATTACGAAAGTATGATTATACGTCTATGCAAAAAGCCCCGCGCCCGGGCGTGATTTCCGGGCTGGCGTGGACGGAAGCCGGGGGAGACGTACTTTATATTGAAAGTTCGCTGATTCGCGGCAAGGGCGGCGAACTGATACTCACCGGGAAGCTCGGGGATGTCATGAAAGAATCCGCACAGATCGCGTATTCATACGCGAAGAATCTGGGGAATAAGTTCGGTATCAAAGATAACGTGCTAGAGAAGCAGGACTTGCATATACATGTGCCGGAAGGGGCGATCCCTAAAGACGGGCCGTCCGCGGGTATTTCAATGGTGAGCTCGATTGTATCCACTTTATCGGGGCTTCCCGCGCGGAACGATGTCGCGATGACCGGAGAGGTGACGTTGAAGGGGGATGTTCTGCCGATAGGCGGGCTTCGTGAAAAGCTCCTCGCAGCGAAGCGCGGGGGAATTTTCACAGTGATCGTCCCTAAAAAGAACGAAAAAGACGTCAAGGAGATGGAACCCCAGATTCTATCGAACCTGACCATTCATTATGTGGAATCTGTGGATGAAGTATTGGATAAAATACTGATGAATCAATCGAAAGATTGA